Within the Aspergillus luchuensis IFO 4308 DNA, chromosome 5, nearly complete sequence genome, the region GATGTTCATGACGCCGGCCTGtaattcatcatccatcatttGTCAGTTGAAatgttttctttctcttcggtAACGTTACTCGGGAGTATCATGGGAAACCGAGGAAGGACGAACACTATATTCAGCTTCAATGTCCGATCCCTCCTCCTGGACCTTCTCGATCTCATACTGCAGCACATCCAGGTAGTGTTCCGCGTGTTCGTGGTACTGCGCGTCCGTTAACGGGGAAGGCTCGGTAAAGTGGGTGGCTGCGCCGGCGACATTGCTGGATTCAGGATGCGGAGCTGGAGGGTCTGCAGAATCGGGGAAGATGCCTTTACGGGGAGCTGAGGTGGCGTGGAAGCACCGACGGGGgagctggggttggggttggggttgaggttggagCAGGcgtggtgttgctgttgcgaAGCGGGCACCGACGCGGAGGGAGGGACGGGCGACAGTTGCAGCGGCGGGGGAGAGAATTGCTCGGGGGAGACGGGAGTACATGGTTGGATTCATTATGCTGGTTTGATTGAaagtgtggtggtggtggggagaagaaagggaaaagagaaagaggaagaagaagaacaagaacaagagaagTGATGGCATCACATCATCGAGTGCGGAGCGGAGCGGGCTGTCATTGGCTGTGGAGAGAGCTATACCTTTTAGTCTGtcagcttcatcatccatccatcttccatcctACTTCTTCTTACATCCACTCTGTCCATTGCTTACCACCTCTTCCATTTTATGTGAGTCATTCGGCGCATGGTTACTGAATAAATCTTCTCAATGCGCCCCTGCAGGTCGCTTAGACCCTGCATCGCAACCCATACAATAGTACTACAGCAATTCCAACCCCGACATCAGCTCCATCTGCagctcatcctccccctctccctctctcgacaataccatcaccaccaccaccaccaccaccacaaaacTATGCCTAACCCACGACCACATCCCAAtcaaagaaaggaaaaacgCCCCCCGCTCACCCACTTCCTCTGTCTCCCCCTCGTCAAcgccacctccctcccccaactcGAATCCTCCCTCGCAACATTCAAAGCCTCGATCCCAACTCTCCaacctcaacaccaacatgAACATGGACAtgaacaccaccaacatgcacctcaacctcaacccctcatcccccctccGCCCACCGCCCAGTCGGCACCCTCCACCTCACCCTCGGCGTCATGAGCCTCCCCACCCCAGACCGTCTCTCCCAAGCAATCCGCTTCCTGCACTCCCTCGACCTAGAAGCCATGCTTCGCGAGACccaatcctcctcaccacaaACACTACCATCAGAACCGACCGCACCAGTCTCTCCATTTCTCATATCCCTCGAATCCCTACACGCCATTCCCCGCGCAAAAGCAGCAACAGTTCTGCATGCCGCGCCCGTGGATCCCACGAACCGTCTGTATCCGTTTTGTGTGAAGTTGAGGGATAGGTTTCTCGAGGAGGGGTTTTTGGTGGGGGATAAGCCCGCGGAGAAGCCCgcggagatggcggtggatataggtggtggtgaggagcagcagaggcAGGTGGATTTGGCTGCTGGGGATAGTGCAGAGATGGCGCCTGCGCCTGTCGGGTCTAAGTCCAAGGTACGGCCGTTGTTGCTGCATGCTACGATCGTGAATACTATTTACGCAAAGGGGAAAGGTGGTGGCCatggtgggagaggaggtagaggaggtagaggtggtgatggcagGGGTGataagaggaagaggcagtATACGTTTGATGCGAGGGAGATTCTTGCTAGGTATCGCGATTATACGCCTCCTGGGGAGAGTGTGGAGAGTACTGGGACTGCTCCTAGTCTGGGGTCCATTGAGAATGAGGGCTCTGGGTCAGGGTCAGGCTCAGAGGGTGAGAGTAGCCTTCCTAAAGGGAAAGGCACGCCCTTCGTTTGGGCGAGGGATTTCCCTATCGAGTCGGTATGTATCTGCGAGATGGGCGCGAAGAAACTCGTGCCTGATCTGAATGGTAAGGATGAGGGCATGAATGCGCGACTAGGGGAGAAGTATCGCGTCGTAGCGGAGAAGAGTCTGCTGTTCGGTTCGTGATATCTTGAAACATCATGTTTGGCTAAAAGcaaacagcaacagcagcagcagcatgtACATACATAGTCTACAACCAGAATGATGTGTAAAAAGTAACAAGAGTAGATAAAACGCCAAACACCACGCTGAAAGACACCACAACTCTCAACCACcagaccaacaaccccaactaCCTGACCTTACTCATCAAcgtctccatccccctctccACAGACAACTCGGCCGCCTTGGCCTTAACAGCACTAATCATACTGCGCTCGAAATCATCCCTCGTCCTCAGCACAGCCTCAACCCACGAGAGCTGCAAATCCCAATACTCGGTCTTGAAGTTCTCATAGACAGCGACGAGAGCAGGGCCCTTCTCCGACTCCAACAATCTGACCAACCAATCCACCAACCGCCACTTCATCTTAATCGTACCGGCAAACGAATCCGGATAATTCTGGAAGAAAGCAAACACCGTAAGGACATCATCCTTGAACTTATCCGTGTACGGATCGGTATTATGGCGGAACTTGACGCCCTTGTTGCGCACAGACGAGAGATACTTGACGAGGAGCTCGTCGGAGAGTTCCTCGACCAGGATATCCGTAAGAGAGGGGTGCAGGACGGGGGAGTAATCAGCCATGTAGTCTTCGAAGGTCGAAGTGATGCGCTTGACAGCGAAATCGCCGTACCATTTCTGGGTGAAAAAGTCGGGGATAGTGGTGCGGAAGTCGACGGCGAAGATGAGTTCGACGAACTGGGTGAGGCAGTGGGTGCTGAGATCGACGTAGCCGTCGCGCAGGGCGTCGAGTTCGGGGATGGCTCGGGAGGCCATGTACTTGGGGTCGACGATGGTTTCGAAGTCGCGTTTGAAGCGGCTGAGGTAGCCCAGTTGGCCGGTTTCTTCGTTGTCGTCGATGCAGGCGATCTGGTCGTTGGCGACGGCGACGAGCCAGTcctggaggagttggaggccgTCGAGGAGGTCGCCGCCGGGGGCTTTGTATTTGGCGCATTCTTCGTCGATGAGGGTTTGCCAGGCCACTTGGCGGGCTTTAAGGACGCGGAACATGGCGTCGATAATGCCCTCGACGACGTCGGTGCGGGAGGAGGCGCCGGAGGCCATGATCTGTTCGTGTAGCATGCGCCACATGTCTGGGAGGGTTTTGGTGCGGAAGCAGCCTTCTGGGTTGGTGTCGAGGGAGTCTGGGATGCGTTCGACGAGTCCCTTGCGGTCGGTTTCGGTGATGCGGTTGGTCCAGTCTTCCACGGcgcggatgatgatgttttgcCATTGGCGGATGAGTTCGGGTTCGCGGTCGTCCAGGATGTTGGGCTTGAGGTCGGCTTGTTTCCAGCCGAGCTTGTTCATCTTCTTGTAGTATTTCTCCGTCcagtggatgatggcgaggaggttGTCGGCGGGTAGTTCGGGGTCGTTGATCAGcccgatgaagaagtcgtGCATCATCCGGTGGTAGATCTCCGTGTAGGTCTTGTAgatcttccatttcttcggCATCAGCGGCTGCATACCTTGCTGCACGGTGTAGAGGTCATTGAAGAACCAGCGGAAGTTCTTGTCGAGGTTGTCCGGCTCGGCCAGGAAGTCCTCCTTGGTGGCTTCGAACTGGTTCTGCGCGTAGAACTCGATAGCTTGCAGGAACTTCTCCTTGTATCCTCGAACCGTCTTCGGTCCTACGTTCATTGATTTGAAGCGATCTGCGAGGTCCTGGTGATCCTTCTGCGCCTCCTGTAACGCCCGCACCGTCTGAtcgttcttctcctcgttcaTGACCACAACCGCCAGCCGGACCACCATCCCAGGGTTATCCGACTGCACCAGCGGGATCAAATTCATGCACGCCGTACCAAGGTGATCATCAAACCAATCGaccaccccatccaatcCCTGGAAGTAATCCGCCAGAGTCTCCTCACTACTCGGATCCTGCGCCTTGCGTATCTGATCCATCGCCTCGTCTCTGAAATCGCGCAGCTTCGAAATCTGCATATGAGCCCTTAGCAAATTGGGCTGATTCTCCaaatcctcatcatcctcgcgCAGAAGATCCTCAACCGCCGCCAGGTTCTCACTGAACTCCTCCAgccccttcttcatcgccaaCGTGGCCTCGAAGTTCCTTTGCACCTTGGCCAGCTTGTCAATTTGCGAGAAGTCCTCCACGCTCGTTTGCGACTCCGCGCATAGCTTGTCGATTCCTTGTAGCTCGTCTTTCGTCTTGGACACCTGTCGCTGTCCTTCCGTGAGGGCGTTGATGCTGCGCTGCACGGTCTCCAGTTGGTCGCGCAGACCTTCCCGTAGCTGAGAATCAACAGCCGCTTTCTTGCGCGAGTATTCGGCTTTCAGACCCATGATCTTGTCGAGGTCTTCGGGATGGCGGAGGATGTCTTCTAGACGGGGCATGGCCACCGTTCCGTTGTCGTCTCGCGCCATGGTTTGTAGCTGTCGCAGTCCCGAAGCTCACGGTATAGTCGTTCAACGAGTCCGTATCACCGCAAGTACAGAGATGAAGCAGGCCGGGTATTatcacaccaccaacaagtATAGTCCAATCAACCGACCGATGGTGGTTAGCTATAGTAACAGCTAGACCATAAGCTAGCAGCAATTATCCCCTCCTAAACGCGCAGCGCTCCGGGGTATATCTGCATACCATTCGAATCATTAGCACGATAGCCTCCCCCACATGAAACCGAGAGACAAACTCACCAATGGCTCACCGAGCCAAAAACTGTTCCAAAATGACAATCGTTACAAAGATACACAGCAAATAGGTAAGTAGCATAGCAAGCATACTAAGTATTAATGCCACCCGCATTTCCCGCCCGCCAACCCGCCAACCGGCAGAACACATCCACCACGTGACTCCCCGCCCAGCTACGCTACCGCCATCGGGAAATTTGCGGAATCAACAGCAAAAGCATCCCAGCGAGCAGCATTCGCAAGCCCAGAGAACaactccacatcctccaaaccAGCTGGGTCATTGACCGTCTACGCTACGATTCTCCGAAACCTTCCTACCAAGTACCTCCgaaccaaacaaacaaacccacAAACCGCCAAAATGAGCAGCTACTTCCGTGTCACGCTCATGCGCTCAGCAATCGGTCTCCCACGCCGCACCAACGACGTCCTAAAAGCCCTCGGCCTGAAGAAGCGCATGGCTACCGTCTTCCACCCCGTGTCGCCGTCCGTGGCGGGTCAAATCATGAAAGTCAAGGAATtggtgcaggtgcaggaaGTCGACCGCCGACTCACGAAGCAAGAGGTGCATCTCGAGCGCAAGCCCGATCCGGGATACTATGTTGAGAAGACCTCGGGGGTGGAGTTTGAGGAGAATAGATTGGCTTGAGTGATATCCATCTCTAGGGAATGAGGTGGACTGTTGGTGTTTTCGATTCGGCTTTTTTGCGGAATGGTTCGTtttgattgactgattgattggtaTGCGATTGGAGTCTGGGATTTCAAATTTTATTGTTGAATTTATTGGATATGCCTGCTCATGTGGCGGGGAAGGGATGTGTACTATATGGGATTGAGGAAGTGGGTGAATTTCCACTtagaggtggaggtgaagggAAGTGAACTATTGCATGCATCCAGCGGCTTTTATTTGATCAGATCATGTGCGGGTTCATCTTGCGCAACGATTTTGCATTGTACTATACTACACATATTGTCATATGGAATGGGATCTACATCACCCTTAAAGTTCAAGTCTTAACGTCTGTTTTATAACAATAATTCTCCAGACGAAGCAATACCCAACCTATGCACCATAACACCAATTGTCCGCTATTTGCAATTCCTAGACTTATACGCTTTTCAACCCATATGGACAGTGCGGGCCGTTCTGAACATTCTAAGCTTTGTACAGGGTATCCAGGAAGCCCTCGGCCAGGCGGCTGACAATACTCTTGTCCGGCATGCTGCCGGCCACACCGTACAGAGCTGCAGTGTCTCCACGCTTAACAACGTATGCCTTGCCTTGCTGCTTCCTCTCTTCCGCCTTGGCCAACTCCGCCTCCACAGCCACGACCAGGTCGGTGGTAAGTGCATCCACAGCAGCGGCTGTGGGGACGGTGAACGCGACATGGATCGCCGGGGGCGATTGAAGCGCATTGAGATGCCAGCCCTTGGCAGAAAGGCTGTCCGCAATATCGTAAATATCAACGGCATCATTCTTGCTGTAGAACGCAACAACGCTGACCATGGGCTTTCCAACGATGTCCAAGCTCTTCGACAGAACTGGGTGCTCTTTGATGGAGGATTCGAACTTCTTGGCGGCGCCCATGATGTCCAAGCAGCTCTTGATGTAGCCAGACTCGCCAACACTCATCAAACTGGCCCAACATCCGGCAATCAGGGCACCAGGACGAGAACCCGCCACAGATGGGGATGCATAAACACCACCGGACCAGTCTGGGTAGATGAAGTATTGGTAGCTGCGGTAGGCCTTGTTGCGATACAAGAGCACCGAGTTACCCTTGGGTGCAAATCCATACTTGTGTGTGTCCACACTGATGCTAGTTACTCCGGGAAGGCGGAAATCAAAgccaccttcctcttcatagGGTGACGCAAAGCCTGCCTTCTTCAAAAAGGCAACAACAAAGGAACCAAGGCAGCAGTCAACATGCAGAGGGATCTTGTAAGACGTCGCTAGACGAGACAGAGCTGGGATGTCATCAACAATTCCATGAGGGAAGTTGGGTGCCGAGCCAACAATCAAGACAGTGTTCGAGTTAATCAGGCGACGCACGGAAGGAATGTCCACCTTGTACTCGGGAGCCGGGCAGGGAACACGATGGAGCTTGATCTTGAAGTAGTTGCAGGCTTTGATGAAGGCAGCATGAGCAGTATCGGGAATGATCCTACGGGCGTGTCAGTAGATAAACAGGGTATGTATAGGAGTAGCCACCCACATTTCCGGTTCCTTTACGCCACGCTCGAGGAAAGCCTTCTGGCGCGCACCCAAGCATGCCATGATGATCGACTCCGTACCGCCACTTGTGGTGACACCCGCGCCATCGGAAGGGGCATTGAACAACGCCAGAACCTAAACCAAGTAAGCCACATACTCGTGAATTTTCCGGGAAATCATTACCATAGCTACGACTTCGGCTTCCATCTTCCGAACACCAGGGAACACatcaggatggatggggtttgCAACACCAAACTGTCCGAACGCTTCTGCCTGCAGCTTCAACAGGTCCTGGCCACCGTGATAGACAGCACCACTGACACGGCCATCTTCCCAGCGTGTATGTTCCATATTCGCCAGCTTGTCGAGCTCAGCGCGAACCTGTTCCGCGGTCCATCCTTCCTTAGGAAGATTCAGATACCGATTAACACCAGGCCCAGACGCGACGAGTTTCGATTCGAGATTCTCAATAGCGGTGGACACCTGCTTATCAACCTGGCCGCGGACGCCGGGGAATCGCAGAAAGACggaatagaagaaaagacgGACGGCGGCGTAGGCATTACGGATGCTGCCGAAGATGCCATAACCGCGCAATGAATAGAATGTCTTGCGAACGTAGCGAAGGATAAAGAGGACAAAAACGATATTTCGAAGACTAATCGCCCGGTGATTAACAGATTAGCACATAGCTCCAGAAAACAAACGTCAGACGAGCGAGCGATCGTCCGCCGTTACGCGGGGATAATGTTAAGCTGCTCGGCCACTCACAAGTCCAGATGTGCCGCCGCCAGTTGGGTGCTGGGGGCCCTGCTGTAGCCCAGCAATTTATTCTGCAGGGCGACAGGAAGTAAAGAAGATGCCATAGTCGTAGGCAATAGAAATAAAGCCGGGTCGGGGTAAGGGCACGACGACCTCCAGactgagggagaagagaaagactgGGGAAGTGAAGGAAGGTCGATGGGGTCGGATGATGCAGGAAACCGGAGCCGGGGGCGATAAGAACGACTGACTGGCCGCGGACGGGCAGTCGGGAAACTGCCTCGGTTCCCGCATGCGCTTCTCCTCATGACAATCTAGTCTAGTACGTACTAGATTTGACACTCTACATGAACTCACATCCCCCCTTTGCTTCTGTTACACCCATCAATTCCAATTAAtcttactagatatattGCAGCCACACTTTTAACTTTGGTATATCCTGTATATTGTAGGATAGATGCATATGGCATCGAAATTCTGCGTATGTACACGGTCCCACGCGAGGACCAAGGGCTGTCCTAACACCggccccccctcccttttttCCATCAGAGACAAGGAACAACTTTTGAAAACCCCGTGGAAATCAAAGAAACCATCCTGAGAACACATAAACATCCATTCATGAAACCAGCAAACGCAAAACATGAACGTCCTCCGCCAAGGGAGCCGCTAAAAGagtaagaaaatagaaaacaTCGAAGCTCTAATAAGGATATAGACGTCTATCCCAGTCGGAATAAATGCATGATTAGAAGAAAAGCCAACGTCGGAGATCACTTTCGATCCCATACTTAGGCAGAAGCCTGAGCGGcaagctccttctccttggcagCGAACTGAGCCTGCTCGTCGGCCGTGAGGTCCAGGAGGGGCTTGTTCTCGCCCAGCTTGAGGTTGCGGTAGTAGGCACGGATGATACTGTCGGCATCATCGACAGCAATGGGGCGGATATCGGCCAGAgccttgatcttggccgTGCACTCCTTGTACTGGTCATCGGTCATCTCGATCTTGAGCTGCTGGGCACGCGACTTGATGGCGTTCCAGCCGGTCAGACGAGAAGCGAAGTGGACATAACGAGACATGCCGAAGTCGGCGGGGTTGATGATCTCGTAGgtgctggggttgttgaggatggCCTTGGCGTGGATACCGGCCTTGTGGGTGAAAGCGCAGAAACCGGTGATGTAGTTGTTGAAGGGGATGTTGACCTCAACGGCCTCGGCAACAAGGTCCTCGAtatccttgagcttctccagccTGTACTTGCCCTTGACGTACTCGGGGTCGGCAACCATCATGCGGGCCATGAGACCACCGAGGGGAGTGATACCGTTACGCTCACCGATACCAAGGACGGAGGTATCGATGTGAGTGGCACCAGCCTCCAGGGCACAGTAAGCGTTGGCAATAGCACAACCAGTGTCGTTGTGGAAGTGGGTCTCGATGTCACAGCTGACAACACCTCTCAGGACACGGACTAGCTCGTAGACCTGACGGGGGGAAGCGCAGCCGACGGTATCGGCGATACCGACACGGTTAACACCGACCTTGTCGACGGCCGAGTAGATGGACAGGAGATCGACGAGATCAGAGCGGAAAGAGTCCTCACTGGAGAAACGGATCTCAATACCCTTGGACTTGACGAATTCGATGACTTCGATGGCGGTGTTCTTGATGTAGGTCATGTCCTTGCCGTGGGAGTGCTCACGGAGGTAAGAGGAGGTTCCAATAACAACATCACTGTCCGAATTGTTAGCAGTCGAGCACGGAATATGCAGGACAATCAGCACTTACACTCCATCGACACCGGTCTCGACGGCAATGCGAGCATCGTCCATGTGGCAACGGATGTGGGTCAGGATCTGATTCGAACATTAGCCGGGTGACGCACAACACGCGGTAGACAGGTGTAACATACCTTAGCCTTGAGGCCAAGCTTGCAAATGGCCTCACAGTCCTTTCTCGACTGCTCGGAAGCGCAAGGGCTGGTGAGCTCAATCTAGAGTGGTGGTCAGTGCACGCTCTATCCGGCATTGTGAAGATCCACCGGGGTATGACTCACGTAGTCAACACCGAATTCATCGAGGGCCTTGGCGATTtcaatcttcttctcagTGTCGAAGAAAGCGTTGGCGAACTGCTCACCCTCACGCAGGGTACTCTCGATGATCTGGAAGCGAGAGACGTTGCTCAGGAAGTCGGTGACACCGACGTTGTGGCCATAGGGGTTCCGAGAGACGGAGGGGTGGGGGTTCTGGCGAGTCTCGACGGCAGTGAAGCCGGGGTGTTCACCTGAAGGGTATTGATTAGTATAGGCACTTACAGTTCATCTGTTTAAAAGCTAGAAACATACCATTGCGGCCATTGGCAGCGTTGGCCTGCCCATTGGGCTCGTGGTCTGCACCGGGGCACATTGTGAAAGACTTGATGGTGGGGTAGCACGCAGATAGATCGGTAGTATATAGTTAAGACGGCAGATGGCTCTATTGAGGTTGATGGTCAGTATTGAGCAACCAGCGTTGAATGAGAGCAAAGCAAGATAGATATAGGAAGAAGACTAACAAGCGAGGCTAGCGAATGAGTCACAGATGGATTTAAATGTAGAGACGTTGTTGAGGGAGGCAGGGAAGAGTCATAGGTTGccaggagaaagagaaaagtggGCGGAGATTAAAAAAAGCCGGGCGGTCAGCGCAATGATGATTCGCGGGCAATGCAACTGGAGACTCCTCGGCCGGTCCCTCCCTTCTGCCCTTCTTTCTGCGGCAACGACGAAATTTTCACCCTCTTTTTTCGCCTGCTGGAACTGGCTCACGCTCCCTCTTGTGGGGAACCTGGACCGTGAACTGCGCATCCGGCAGCCCCAATTGCTCAGCGTGAGGATCATTCCCCAGTCTCCAACAGGGTCAACCAATGTCCTGAAGTCATTTCCATTATTAAGGTCTACTCCATTCTTTGCCTACAGGCTGCCTGGGGGCGCTATTCATGGGCGGTGACGGGCTACGTGGATTTGCCACTGAAAGAGTATGCGAGTATGCCAGCGACAACGAATGTGCCATTCTTGGTACAGGTGGCTGAGGTGGAAGTGCATTTTGCTGGTAGATCTTCGTTTATCCATCCTATCGCTGCTACCGAGGGCTTTTAGCCTTTTTCAAATCCCAGTCAGAAGGGTTTGTGTCTAGGGTTCACCACCCCCTGCTAGTGAACACTTGGGTTTAGTTCAACCCGACATCGGCAGGGGGTCATTTCTCGGATAGATGATAGCGTCTTCAATGGCTCGCGTCGAGATGCCAACGATTGATAATCGCCTTTCCACTTCGACCGTGGGACCATTATCATTGGATGA harbors:
- the FRR4 gene encoding frataxin family protein (BUSCO:EOG092659DX;~COG:P;~EggNog:ENOG410PRTK;~InterPro:IPR036524,IPR020895,IPR017789,IPR002908;~PFAM:PF01491;~go_component: GO:0005739 - mitochondrion [Evidence IEA];~go_function: GO:0004322 - ferroxidase activity [Evidence IEA];~go_function: GO:0008199 - ferric iron binding [Evidence IEA];~go_process: GO:0016226 - iron-sulfur cluster assembly [Evidence IEA];~go_process: GO:0055114 - oxidation-reduction process [Evidence IEA]), giving the protein MNPTMYSRLPRAILSPAAATVARPSLRVGARFATATPRLLQPQPQPQPQLPRRCFHATSAPRKGIFPDSADPPAPHPESSNVAGAATHFTEPSPLTDAQYHEHAEHYLDVLQYEIEKVQEEGSDIEAEYSAGVMNISVPGVGTYVLNKQPPNKQIWLSSPISGPKRYDWVVEGDQMHEKQESRPFINGQWIYLRDGSNLTDLLNHELTLNLPKDVYSEVLE
- a CDS encoding uncharacterized protein (COG:S;~EggNog:ENOG410PVRV;~InterPro:IPR009210) — its product is MSLPTPDRLSQAIRFLHSLDLEAMLRETQSSSPQTLPSEPTAPVSPFLISLESLHAIPRAKAATVLHAAPVDPTNRLYPFCVKLRDRFLEEGFLVGDKPAEKPAEMAVDIGGGEEQQRQVDLAAGDSAEMAPAPVGSKSKVRPLLLHATIVNTIYAKGKGGGHGGRGGRGGRGGDGRGDKRKRQYTFDAREILARYRDYTPPGESVESTGTAPSLGSIENEGSGSGSGSEGESSLPKGKGTPFVWARDFPIESVCICEMGAKKLVPDLNGKDEGMNARLGEKYRVVAEKSLLFGS
- the SEC6 gene encoding SNARE-binding exocyst subunit SEC6 (BUSCO:EOG09260K5F;~COG:U;~EggNog:ENOG410PGB5;~InterPro:IPR010326,IPR042532;~PFAM:PF06046;~go_component: GO:0000145 - exocyst [Evidence IEA];~go_process: GO:0006887 - exocytosis [Evidence IEA]), coding for MARDDNGTVAMPRLEDILRHPEDLDKIMGLKAEYSRKKAAVDSQLREGLRDQLETVQRSINALTEGQRQVSKTKDELQGIDKLCAESQTSVEDFSQIDKLAKVQRNFEATLAMKKGLEEFSENLAAVEDLLREDDEDLENQPNLLRAHMQISKLRDFRDEAMDQIRKAQDPSSEETLADYFQGLDGVVDWFDDHLGTACMNLIPLVQSDNPGMVVRLAVVVMNEEKNDQTVRALQEAQKDHQDLADRFKSMNVGPKTVRGYKEKFLQAIEFYAQNQFEATKEDFLAEPDNLDKNFRWFFNDLYTVQQGMQPLMPKKWKIYKTYTEIYHRMMHDFFIGLINDPELPADNLLAIIHWTEKYYKKMNKLGWKQADLKPNILDDREPELIRQWQNIIIRAVEDWTNRITETDRKGLVERIPDSLDTNPEGCFRTKTLPDMWRMLHEQIMASGASSRTDVVEGIIDAMFRVLKARQVAWQTLIDEECAKYKAPGGDLLDGLQLLQDWLVAVANDQIACIDDNEETGQLGYLSRFKRDFETIVDPKYMASRAIPELDALRDGYVDLSTHCLTQFVELIFAVDFRTTIPDFFTQKWYGDFAVKRITSTFEDYMADYSPVLHPSLTDILVEELSDELLVKYLSSVRNKGVKFRHNTDPYTDKFKDDVLTVFAFFQNYPDSFAGTIKMKWRLVDWLVRLLESEKGPALVAVYENFKTEYWDLQLSWVEAVLRTRDDFERSMISAVKAKAAELSVERGMETLMSKVR
- the MRPL33 gene encoding mitochondrial 54S ribosomal protein uL30m (COG:J;~EggNog:ENOG410PST3;~InterPro:IPR036919,IPR016082,IPR005996;~PFAM:PF00327;~antiSMASH:Cluster_5.19;~go_component: GO:0015934 - large ribosomal subunit [Evidence IEA];~go_function: GO:0003735 - structural constituent of ribosome [Evidence IEA];~go_process: GO:0006412 - translation [Evidence IEA]), producing MSSYFRVTLMRSAIGLPRRTNDVLKALGLKKRMATVFHPVSPSVAGQIMKVKELVQVQEVDRRLTKQEVHLERKPDPGYYVEKTSGVEFEENRLA
- a CDS encoding sphinganine-1-phosphate aldolase DPL1 (COG:E;~EggNog:ENOG410PIG6;~InterPro:IPR015424,IPR002129,IPR015421,IPR015422;~PFAM:PF00282;~SMCOG1180:Decarboxylase, pyridoxal-dependent;~TransMembrane:2 (o25-43i64-82o);~antiSMASH:Cluster_5.19;~go_function: GO:0003824 - catalytic activity [Evidence IEA];~go_function: GO:0016831 - carboxy-lyase activity [Evidence IEA];~go_function: GO:0030170 - pyridoxal phosphate binding [Evidence IEA];~go_process: GO:0019752 - carboxylic acid metabolic process [Evidence IEA]), with product MASSLLPVALQNKLLGYSRAPSTQLAAAHLDFLRNIVFVLFILRYVRKTFYSLRGYGIFGSIRNAYAAVRLFFYSVFLRFPGVRGQVDKQVSTAIENLESKLVASGPGVNRYLNLPKEGWTAEQVRAELDKLANMEHTRWEDGRVSGAVYHGGQDLLKLQAEAFGQFGVANPIHPDVFPGVRKMEAEVVAMVLALFNAPSDGAGVTTSGGTESIIMACLGARQKAFLERGVKEPEMIIPDTAHAAFIKACNYFKIKLHRVPCPAPEYKVDIPSVRRLINSNTVLIVGSAPNFPHGIVDDIPALSRLATSYKIPLHVDCCLGSFVVAFLKKAGFASPYEEEGGFDFRLPGVTSISVDTHKYGFAPKGNSVLLYRNKAYRSYQYFIYPDWSGGVYASPSVAGSRPGALIAGCWASLMSVGESGYIKSCLDIMGAAKKFESSIKEHPVLSKSLDIVGKPMVSVVAFYSKNDAVDIYDIADSLSAKGWHLNALQSPPAIHVAFTVPTAAAVDALTTDLVVAVEAELAKAEERKQQGKAYVVKRGDTAALYGVAGSMPDKSIVSRLAEGFLDTLYKA
- the hcsA gene encoding homocitrate synthase (COG:E;~EggNog:ENOG410PIJD;~InterPro:IPR002034,IPR011872,IPR000891,IPR013785;~PFAM:PF00682;~SMCOG1271:2-isopropylmalate synthase;~antiSMASH:Cluster_5.19;~go_function: GO:0003824 - catalytic activity [Evidence IEA];~go_function: GO:0004410 - homocitrate synthase activity [Evidence IEA];~go_function: GO:0046912 - transferase activity, transferring acyl groups, acyl groups converted into alkyl on transfer [Evidence IEA];~go_process: GO:0019752 - carboxylic acid metabolic process [Evidence IEA];~go_process: GO:0019878 - lysine biosynthetic process via aminoadipic acid [Evidence IEA]), whose product is MCPGADHEPNGQANAANGRNGEHPGFTAVETRQNPHPSVSRNPYGHNVGVTDFLSNVSRFQIIESTLREGEQFANAFFDTEKKIEIAKALDEFGVDYIELTSPCASEQSRKDCEAICKLGLKAKILTHIRCHMDDARIAVETGVDGVDVVIGTSSYLREHSHGKDMTYIKNTAIEVIEFVKSKGIEIRFSSEDSFRSDLVDLLSIYSAVDKVGVNRVGIADTVGCASPRQVYELVRVLRGVVSCDIETHFHNDTGCAIANAYCALEAGATHIDTSVLGIGERNGITPLGGLMARMMVADPEYVKGKYRLEKLKDIEDLVAEAVEVNIPFNNYITGFCAFTHKAGIHAKAILNNPSTYEIINPADFGMSRYVHFASRLTGWNAIKSRAQQLKIEMTDDQYKECTAKIKALADIRPIAVDDADSIIRAYYRNLKLGENKPLLDLTADEQAQFAAKEKELAAQASA